In Naumovozyma dairenensis CBS 421 chromosome 2, complete genome, the following are encoded in one genomic region:
- the NDAI0B03480 gene encoding histone H4 (similar to Saccharomyces cerevisiae HHF2 (YNL030W); ancestral locus Anc_2.299) produces MSGRGKGGKGLGKGGAKRHRKILRDNIQGITKPAIRRLARRGGVKRISGLIYEEVRAVLKTFLESVIRDAVTYTEHAKRKTVTSLDVVYALKRQGRTLYGFGG; encoded by the coding sequence atgtcCGGTAGAGGTAAAGGTGGTAAAGGTTTGGGAAAAGGTGGTGCTAAACGTCACAGAAAGATTCTAAGAGATAACATTCAAGGTATCACAAAGCCAGCTATCAGAAGATTAGCAAGAAGAGGTGGTGTTAAGCGTATCTCTGGTTTAATCTATGAAGAAGTTAGAGCTGTCTTAAAGACTTTCTTAGAATCTGTCATTAGAGACGCTGTTACATATACTGAACACGCAAAGAGAAAGACTGTTACCTCTCTTGATGTCGTTTACGCTTTGAAGAGACAAGGTAGAACTTTGTATGGTTTCGGTGGTTAA